The Saccopteryx leptura isolate mSacLep1 chromosome 5, mSacLep1_pri_phased_curated, whole genome shotgun sequence nucleotide sequence cgggttcgattcctggccagggcacataggagaagcgcccatttgcttctccacccccccccccctcctttctctctgtctctcttttcccctcccgcagccaaggctccattggagcaaagatggcccgggcgctggggatggctccttggcctctgccccaggcgctagagtggctctggtcgcggcagagcgaccccccggagggacagagcatcgccccctggtgggcagagcatcgcccctggtgggcagagcatagcccctggtgggcgtgccgggtggatcccggtcgggtgcatgcgggagtctgtctgactgtctctccccgtttccagcttcagaaaaatacaaaaaaaaaaaaaaaaaaaaaaaagatggcctggAACCCGCAAAGGACCCCTGTCCGACCGAGCACCCCGGGGAACCGGACGTCGAGGGCCCGGAGAAGGAGGAAGTCCGATGCGGctgcaccgccccccccccccccccccccccccccccgccgctcGCCCCGCCCGGATATCCGGCCTGCTCCGCAAGTTGGCGGCTGGGCTATGGCTCTGTGCGAGGGCCTGGGCGGCGGCAGCTCTCTGTTCTGGCCGCGGGTGTTGCTCTTTGGAGACTCCATCACCCAGGTACCGCCCTCGGCTCTGTCCCGCCTGCAGGCCCCGGGTGGTTCCTCACAGGGCGGCTCGGCCGGGCGTCCTCGGCTGTGTCCCCGCCGGGAGCCGCGGGCGTGGCGTCCTCCCCAACCGCCGGCGGCTGTCCGCACGCGGTCCCGGTGTCCCCCTTGTGTCACGAGGGTGTCGAGGCCGCTCCCCGCACCCTTCCCGCACCCCGCGGGCTGCCGCCGGCGTCCGTGGCTGCACCCGCTAGAAATAACGGTGCCATAGGCATCTGGACAGGAAGGGCTTTCCAGATTGCGTGGGGATGCAACCTGGGGCTGCGCGTGGAGATGTGCCCCGCGGCCTGCAGCTGATTGTCTCGTGCAGCTGGGGGACAGGGCGCCCGGGTGCCTGGCCGGTGGTAGTGGCAGGGCAGTCGGCACAGCGAGGTTCGGTGGCTGAGAACGTTTATTACAGCTGGGACAGAAGCAACCGGAACGCCCAGCAGGGCTGCTTGGCtgtctgggaagtcagagaaagggattcAGGGGGTAGCCCAGGAGGCGCTGCCGCTGACCCCGGGCTTGCAGGTGCCTTGTGGACCTTGGAGTCTCGTAGGGGAAGGGCGCCTgtaggaaaggagaggggggaagggtggggagtgGGCGTGTTCCCAGGAGGGAGAACACTCCCTGGGGCCTTTGTTTTAAGGGTTTTTAAAGGCTGGGAGTGTAGGGACGATCTCAACCGAATGGTTCTCAGCTTTTTCGAGTGTGCCCTTTCTCTACTGATGGGTCAGCGCGAGGGCAGGGGTCATTAGTCACTGCAGCTGGTCCTGGctgtctcatttctttctttttttttttcttttttttttttttgtatttctccgaagctgaaaacggggaggcagtcagactcccgcatgcgcccaaccgggatccacccggcacgcccaccagggggcgatgctctgtccctccggggtgtcgctctgttgtgaccagagccactctagcgcctggggcagaggccaaggagccatccccagcgcccgggccatcttttgctccaatggagcctccgcgcgggaggggaagagagagacagaggaaggagagggggaggggtggagaagcagatgggcgcctctcctgtgtgcccggaatcgaacctgggacttccgcacgccaggccgacgctctaccactgagccaaccggccatggccatgACTTCATTTCTTAACTGAATATACAGTTGGGTTTTATCTCTtgtgcatagatttttttttttttaatttttaattttttttttatatttattcattttagagaggagagggagagacagagagagagagagaagggggggaggagctggaagcatcaactcccatatgtgccttgaccaggcaagcccagggtttcgaaccagcgacctcagcatttccagttcgacgctttatacactgcgccaccacaggtcaggccgcatagatttttttaaagtcgtTTTTCTATATAGATAACAGTGACTAATAATGAGGTTTCAGCAATAATGACTCAGCTGGCTCCAATCCAATTGATAGAGAAGAAAATAGCTGCTTTTTCCAGAGTGCACTGAGGTGCTGTAAACCCTAAATGACCTCTGAGCAAAGTGAAGGTGAAGGCCAAGTGAGGGAGTGCAAAGGGAGCCCCTGATTTACTAAAGGGTCCTAATCATGCTGATAAGTACTAATgggcttttctttcttcagttttctttccaGCAGGGCGGATGGGGTGTGTCCCTGGCGGACAGGCTAGTCAGGTGAGCCCGGTTCCCACGTGATACTTGATTGTTTATTGTTGGAAAAGGGTATTGCATGTCAGATGAGACAGCGAGATACTGTTTCACACAGTGAACTGCTGCTTTCCTACTCTGTGAATTGGGGGTTGGAGGGGAGGAACAGGCTCTCAGGGTTCAGGAAAAAGAAGTTTGCCACCATGTGACATCAAACCCTGTAAGTTCTGAAAACTATATTAAGGGTTgggatacaaaaacaaaaacaaaatcacagcTATTCCCCATGTAAAGGTGACAAGTTCTTTTTCAGTAATTATGGTGGGTATGGTTGAAGTGATTTAGTGAGTTCAGCTGAAAGAAAGCAGAATGTATTCTTAACCCAAAGCTTGGATAGATCGTTTTTTCCtccaaaattctttttataaaatgtatcagAAATAATGATGGGTGTGGTATTTCATTCATCAAACTTAAGCAAATGCTGAGAGATTCATTAACCAGGAAATAATGTCCTAATTCAAAAGGttaacataaatatttagaaatattttccacATCAGGCCATGGCTGAGTAGCTCCCTTGGTTGGAACATTTTCCTGCAGTgacaggttgcaggtttgatcctcagtcagggcacataaaggactcagccaataaatgcataaataagtggagcaacaaaccTACCCCCCTCAAAGTCGCAGCTTCTAACTGCTGCAGCTAGGATTCTGCCCTTAGCAGCCGCTCCAGGGCCCTGGTGTATTTCATCAGACCAGACAGTACTGGGACTCAAgtcatattatatatttgtaatctattgatttcagcaagagaagaagggggagagagagacagacagacagacagactggaacatcatgctgttcctgtatgagccctggctggggatcgaactggcaacctctgagcttcaggacgatgctctaatgaCCAACTGagccagctatctggccagggccaaatcatgTTTCTTAGAGGGAATGGAATGCTTGTTAATGACCTAGTTTAAACTGAAACACAAGTAACATACTTGttaaaatgatctaatcaaaGCTAAACCACTGGGTGACTGCTGTTCCACTCTGGTGGGGGTGTTGACAGCGAGGAGGCCATGTGTGCAGGGCAGGGGAACTGTCCTTCCATTgagcagttctttaaaaaatatttcttttaaccttccactcaattttgctgtaaatctaaaactctaaagtctattaaaaaaagtCTCAAATATTCTAAACACTTAGCCCCACTAAACAGACCATTTGAGCACCAGCTAATTATTGACTTGCTACCTATGACACTTGCTCAGATTAAGAACTGTCTGTTGTAGAAGGCATTTTAAAAGCAGCACACTGTACCATACATGAAATCAGCTAGCCTGCAGACTACATTGCCCTTTGTTGGTAATTACTCTTCACTCTCATGAGGATATGTCTGGCCTTCCTCCATCTTGGGAGGATGTTAAGAGCAGCATGCTTTAACTCTGCTATTGCTCttggcagagagaagcctgggcCAGGTCAGCACAGGGCATCACGGGCCTGCCCGCACACCCTCACCCCGCACACCCTCACATGGAGGTGGTGATGGGACTGAGAACAGTTTTGTCTgcaattcacttttattttttcatttcagaaaatgtGATGTTCTGAATCGTGGATTTTCAGGCTATAATACTAGATGGGCCAAAATTATCCTTCCAAGATTAATCAGGAAAGGGAATATTTTGGACAACCCAGTAGCAATTACAATTTTCTTTGGTGCCAACGACAGTGCACTAAAAGGTAAAGGCATTTCTGTATTTTCCTGGTTTGTTTTCACGTTACAACAAACTTAAATGTATAATGGGCTCCCTGAggatgtgtgtgtatttcttctgCCTTGAACGTTAGTGCGTTTTATTCCCGACCTGTTCCTTACACACCTGGGGTGTGGACAGACCTGCAGTTTCAGACACCGACGTTTTCTAGTCTTGTGGAGCTGGGCCTGGTGCTTTTCTCCATAGCTGACGTTGTTGGCAGTGGAGGGCTCAGGTGTGCACCTTGTACCCAAGTCTCtcggatgtaaaaaaaaaagtagctgcaGGCAGCCCCCGAGCCAGGTGCGACTGGACCAGGTTGGGAAGCGCTGCTGTGACTAGAGGAGGGGCCACGCCGGGCCTTCCACCTGCAACAGTGTGAAGGTGCATAGGCAGCCTTGGCCTTGGAAGGCTGGGTCCTTGCCCAGAGGCTTCTCAAGGGCCCTCACTCGTACAGCAGGGCCTGCAGTTCCTAGGCCTGCTCCTGCCAGCTCAACTGCGGCCCAACTGCGGCCTGGAGGGAGCATCTCAGCGAtgggaggggcagaggctggaGTGGAGGCCTGACTCCTTGGCTGGACGTTTgcgctggggagagggagggggttggcgCTGGGTGATGTGGCCACTTTCCTGCACAGATGAGAACCCTAAGCAGCACATCCCGCTGGACGAGTACCGCACCAACCTGAAGAGCATGGTGCAGTACCTGAAGTCCGTGGACATCCCAGAGAGCAGGATCATCCTCATCACTCCACCGCCCCTCTGGGAGGCGGCCTGGGAGCAGGAGTGCCTCGCCCAAGGTGAGCAGAGGGGGCACTGCCCTCCGGCCCATGGTTCAGGTTCCTGGGGGGCGGCAAACCCAGGCTGGTCTGTCTGCAgtcaagtttaaaagaaaaagagcctaGCTTCCATTCTGCCACACCCGATAACTGTGACGTGGACATCAGTCTCATTCTGGCCCATCGGGCCACCTGACCTGGCACATGCTGCCTTGTCATTTCCAGCGCTCTGCAGGGCACACAaagccacagagagagagagccacagGCCGCTGAGCGAGCGCCCAGAGCAGGTGGACCTGGTGGTTCTCTGCCAGGGCTGGGGCTTTGGCAGGCACTGTGGCTGTGACAGGTGTCCACGTTCGGGATGCTGTCCTGACTTCCAGGGCGGCAGGTGCCTGCTACCGGTTGCCTTCCCATTTCCGTGTATAGGGGCCCTTGCTCTGTCCCTCTGCACACCTGTGATTCCTCCCCTCAGCAATGGGCCCTTTCTCCCAAAACAGAGGCTCGCTGGCAGAGGTGCGCAAGTGCAAGGGTACCTCCATGTCACCTGGAGTCAGGCTGAGTGACAGTgtgtggctgggggggggggtgccccaggctccccccccccccccagcatcacCTTCACATGCTGCACTGGGACACACGCACATACCGCATCCCTTCCACATACTGCACGAGGACCTGGCCTGGTGCCTGCCGCTGGGCTCGCAAGGGCCCCAGTCAGGTAGATAGTTGCAGCTCGGTGATAAATATTATAGCAGAGGTACTAGTAAAGGGCTGTTGAAAATACTGACATGGAATCTTGAAGGCCAGGGACCGCTTGCTCCCCAAGGTGGTAAATCGGGAAGATTGACCCTGGAGTTGAGTACAGGGAGGAGGGAGCCAGCATGGAGGTCCTGTTGCCAGGTGCGGACAGAGGCCCCTAGTTAGGTCAAGGGGGGATTTTGCTCAGACTGGTGAGTTACAATAAACATTGTTTTAagtggaatagaaaaaaaactcaGTATCTAGAGAACATTGTAAGCTTTGTTCTGTGAGATTTGCTTCCCTTATGTGGGGGTATGCATTGAACCCTGGTATTAAACAgcgattgacttttagagagaggaagggagatagaaacatcaactcattccacttaattatgcattcgTTGGTAGATTcttacatgtgctctgaccatgcACTGAACTCACAACCCTGCaagtatcaggatgacactaaccaacgtagctacctggccagggcaaacataCTTACTTAGATTTAATGAGCAGGATTATGAGCCATCAGGTTCTTATTTAATCCTAGAGTAGTGGATCAACATCCCCTGGAAACTTGGTAGACCTACAAATTCTTGGACCATCCCAGACCTGCTGAGCAGACATCGCTGATATTTCTTCCAGGTGATTCTGCTAGACGCTCACGTTTGAGAAGTGTGTCAGACTGGGGTCAGCTAACTATGGCCCACTGCCTACAAGAAGGCTCCATTAGAAGACAGCCAGGCCCACTGGTGTATGTAGTGTAGCGTGTGGCTACATTTCAGCTATAGCAGGGCTGGACAGTTGCCAACAGAGACCATGTGCTCACAGGGCCAAGTGTTTCCTTTCCAGTCCTTTGCAGAGACTGTGCTAACCTGAGTAGCCTAAGTGACTGACCCTCTGGTCCCTTCTAGCTCCTACTTTTCTGGTTCAAAGTCCACAAGTCATTTCCCCACTACAGTGCAGTAGCTTATTACATATAAAAATCCCTCTGCAATGTACCCCTTAGTAGCCACCAGCCAGGCTCCCCCAGGCCTTTACCTGCCTTGGGACTTCTGTCCAGCGTCTGCAGGGGGCCATGGTGACCACTCAGCTCCCTCGTGCCCAGCCTGTGCTGGGGAGTAACCGGCAAGACCCATCCTTGCAACAGTCCCCGGCCCCCTGGCTGGCCCAGGTCGGGTCTGGAACAGACTGCCCAGGTCATCATGAGCACAAGGGCCCACACCTGGGTTGTTGGTAGTCACCTGGGTTTCCTCTTAATAGGTTGCAAGTTAAATCGCCTGAACTCGGTTGTCGGTGAATATGCCAGTGCCTGCATAGATGTAGCTCAAGACTGTGGGACTGATGTGCTTGACCTGTGGGCCCTGCTGCAGAAGGATGGCCAGGTATGGGGGCTTGCTCAGTTCTGTGGGGTGAcacagagtggctctgagtctgaGAGACAGCTGACCCTTGCACCGGTGAAGAAGGCTGGGCGGAAGGGGGAACGGAGGCTCCAACCCAGCACCAATCCGAGCTGTGTGCAGCAGAGCCCCTGGGCAATCCGAGCCAGCACTGATGTCAGGAGCAGTAAGCGGTTCGTGTTTAAGAACATCCAGGCCAAGACTTCGTATGATATGGCATGGGGGAAAGTTAAAGCACATTACCAGGCAAAACAATGAATTTAAGTAGAATGTAGTGTCAACTAAATTTTGTACTTTGAGATACGTAGTTCTAATTATTTTAAGTCCAGAAATCCCATTTACAAATATGAAGAGCTGGTCCCCATGCAGAATGGCACAGCCCCCTCGGGAAGATGGTTTCCGATACAGATACACgggacccagcaagcccatgcCTGGGTGTATACACATGAACCCTTGGGCTTGTCTCCCTCTGAACCCGACTAGACCTGACCCACGAGCAGCAGCAGCATCCAGAGCTGCCTGTCTGCGTGGAGCCGCTCCCAGGAGAAGGTCCTGCTGCCCGAGGAAAAGGAAGTTGCACACAGGGCTGGCTGCCCTCCAGTCCCGTCAGTTAATATGGGTCCTGGAGCCAAGGGCCGTCCAATCTAAAACACATGAGCAGACAAGGCCCAAGGCCagagccctgagccctgagccctgagccctggaAGCGGGTTAGACTATCCAGATCTGACAGGAAGGGGATCAAACGGAAGGGGGCGGCGGCTCTCATGGTCAGTGCTGCTGAGCTCAGCACGGGGAACAGACTGCTGGGTTCCAGCAGTTACTGTTCTAGTCTGAGTCTGAGTTCTTCCCTAAGAATTCGCCTGTCAATGTAATTCCTAGACTAAGAGGCAAAAATAAACTGACACACTGGCCTTCTCACAGCCAGTATTTCATTTAGTTGatgacattttgtttttcctctctgaACGGCTGACCTGGAGGGCTGTCAGCTCAGGTGGTCGTGGTGGGAGGCGTGGGGAAGCTCACCTGCAAAGTGCCCAGTCTATCTGCGCCATAGGCTCCATACACTTGCAAGTCGTGCACGTGCACCAAGTGCCGCTGCGGCCCCCCAGGacggctggggggcgggggacaaGGGGCATCCTGGGAAGCCAGCACGGACCCCTAACCAAGTCCCCTCTCCCGACAGGACTTCTCATGCTATCTGTCAGACGGGCTCCACCTGTCCCCACAGGGAAACGAGCTCCTGTTCTCACACCTCTGGCCCCTGCTGGAAAAGAAGGTGGCCTCCCTCCCACTGCTGCTCCCTTACTGGCGAGACGTGGCGGAGGCCAGGCCCGAGCTCAGTCTTCTCGGGGACGGGGACCACTAGGCACGGAAACCAAGGCGCCACCAATGCACCAAATCCCGAGATAAGTGATCAAAGAATAGTTTTTCTCAAGCTTAACCTTTTGCTTATGACCCTGGAACAAAAAAACAGATTTGTTACCAAGATTAATAAACACTAATTTTTCAGGGAAGCCTTCTACCTAGGTATGTTTTGATATTTAATATTCATTGATTGATGCAGGTATCACCAGTGCCACAGCTACAAAATAGACCCTGAGCAGCTTGCTGATTCTGTAAGTGGAAAAAAAggtaacagttttgttttttaaaaagtcgattttataaaaaattgttttttcactCTCAGACATATACCCACTCAAATCAGATTTCAAAAGTGTAACTAAAATAGAATATTGTGACGAGATAAAAGACAGCAAATACCACAAGGTACAAGTTCAAGTATTAGTGTAACAGGTATCTGCGTAACAAAcatcctcaagaaaaaaagacaccatTTATCACAGGTTTGGTTAATTGCCCTGGAAGTCTACATAAGTTCTCTGTTAAACGTGTTGGCTGGTGAGCACATTTCAGGACTTACAGGGGAGCGTTTCACTATGTGTAAGGAGGTCAGAATCCCATGTGATGGGCTTCCCTGCAAAATACCGCACACCACCCAGAACTGGAAGCACTAATGCAGGCAGTAGCGCTACAGCCCTACAGGTCAATGCCAAGGGTCAGGGTCACCTGTGTCGGAGGAAGACCCCAGGGGGGCAGCGCTCCCTACCAGGCACAGCACCCTTCGGCCCATTCAACGCTCGTCCTTTTGATGAGCAATTGCTCACGTACCCTCTTGGCCACTAGTGTTTGATAAGGATGACCGTACCCTCTTACTTGAAGTAGTTTAGGTTTTGTGAGTTTTCTAAGCAATAGCTATTATAGATACATGAAGATACTTACAAAATTGCCCAGGAAATTATGGTCTTAAAACAGCTGTCAGGATTCTAGAATGCAATTATTTATAACTCTCACTGTAAACTCGACTTAGTTCTACAGAGCACTAACCTCGGAATTCTGAAGAAACATTTAACCTAAGTTACTTCTAAATTTAGACGTGTCATTCTCCCTGCTGTTAAAAGCTCTGGGTAATACCTAGGAACAGAACTCATATTTTGGAGATAACACACTATTCTGTGTTCCAGTTGTCCTTACAAGTAACTGCTAAATGCCTTATCATTACACTGTATGAAAAAGAGAATTCCTGTCTCCCTAATCAGTGCTGTTATcaatataaaagtttaatttacaaaaacGTAAATACTTATAACCCAATCCAGCTGTATTTTCTGCTTTTGCACCACAGGCTGAAGGATATTTTAACCATAACAAACTGAAATCTGAAAGCCTCAAAATTAGCTAGATTCACGTTACCTGTTCACACAGAAAGGGCCCACCCACACAAGTGAGCGTGTGGAGGAAGTCCGAACACGTGACCAGCCTCTGCTGGAGGTCACTTCCTGTTTCTCCCAAACCTATGAAAACACTTGGGTCAAACAGctcagagcctcagcccctaaaCTAGCACTCCGTTTCTTTGCTGTCTACGCGGTTCTGCCGCTGCAGCTTAAAGGACGAGGCCTTCTCACTTCTGGTGACTGGGTGGTCTGTGAGATCCTCAAATGACTTGGTGGCCGTGCTGCTGTTTGGGAAGTCCTTCTCAAAGCCGTCCTCGTCCACATGCGAGTCCGTGCTGGGGTCTTCCTGGATAGTGTCCATCCGCTGGTGGTCGAGTTTCGCAGCCGCAGGCAGCAGAGAGAGCGCGGGGGCAGGCTGCAGGCGGCCCGGGGTCTGCGGCCCCGCAAAGGGCTTGATGATGCGAACTGACGCGGAGTCCATGCTGCTCAGCATTTCCACGTTCTGAAGAGACACAAAAGGAAAGGTGAGGGCCAGGCCCTCCAGCCCCCCCACGGGCCGTGCACACTGACGCCGTGAGCCCTCAGGCTGAGGGAAGCAGTCAGTGAGGTGCCCTCAACTTGGAAATGACTTGAACTGTTAGCTCTCAAGTGGCCCGACTGACCATTTGAAGACCCAGAAAAGCCCTTACAACTTGTCTCTCAAGGTCAGATCTCAAGACAAGATCTCCAACTATTTAAGCTGGTGTGAAGAGCTCATCCTCTATGCACCACCGCTGCTGTCACAGGACTGCACACCCAGCCTAGGGCTCCTGCTGGCCTCCAGAGCCCAAGGGCGCAGCTGGGTGGCCTGCTCCAGGGCTCGGCCTAGCAGGGTGCCGTTGGAAAGAA carries:
- the IAH1 gene encoding isoamyl acetate-hydrolyzing esterase 1 homolog, translated to MALCEGLGGGSSLFWPRVLLFGDSITQFSFQQGGWGVSLADRLVRKCDVLNRGFSGYNTRWAKIILPRLIRKGNILDNPVAITIFFGANDSALKDENPKQHIPLDEYRTNLKSMVQYLKSVDIPESRIILITPPPLWEAAWEQECLAQGCKLNRLNSVVGEYASACIDVAQDCGTDVLDLWALLQKDGQDFSCYLSDGLHLSPQGNELLFSHLWPLLEKKVASLPLLLPYWRDVAEARPELSLLGDGDH